From the genome of Hyperolius riggenbachi isolate aHypRig1 chromosome 9, aHypRig1.pri, whole genome shotgun sequence, one region includes:
- the LOC137533642 gene encoding uncharacterized protein: MPKPTPAFLLEMPKPTPAFLLEMPKPAPAFLLEMPRPTPAFLLEMPKPTPAFLLEMPKPAPAFLLEMPKPTRAFLLEMPKPAPPFLLEMPKPTPAFLLEMPKPTRAFLLEMPKPTRAFLLEMPKPTPAFLLEMPKPTPAFLLEMPRPTPAFLLEMPKPTPAFLLEMPKPAPAFLLEMPKPTRAFLLEMPKPTPAFLQEMPKPTPAFLLEMPKPAPPFLLEMPKPTPAFLLEMPKPAPAFLLEMPKPAPAFLLEMPKPTPAFLLQIA; the protein is encoded by the coding sequence atgCCTAAGCCAACCCCGGCCTTCCTCCTGGAGATGCCTAAGCCAACCCCGGCCTTCCTCCTGGAGATGCCTAAGCCAGCCCCGGCCTTCCTCCTGGAGATGCCTAGGCCAACCCCGGCCTTCCTCCTGGAGATGCCTAAGCCAACCCCGGCCTTCCTCCTGGAGATGCCTAAGCCAGCCCCGGCCTTCCTCCTGGAGATGCCTAAGCCAACCCGGGCCTTCCTCCTGGAGATGCCTAAGCCAGCCCCGCCCTTCCTCCTGGAGATGCCTAAGCCAACCCCGGCCTTCCTCCTGGAGATGCCTAAGCCAACCCGGGCCTTCCTCCTGGAGATGCCTAAGCCAACCCGGGCCTTCCTCCTGGAGATGCCTAAGCCAACCCCGGCCTTCCTCCTGGAGATGCCAAAGCCAACCCCGGCCTTCCTCCTGGAGATGCCTAGGCCAACCCCGGCCTTCCTCCTGGAGATGCCTAAGCCAACCCCGGCCTTCCTCCTGGAGATGCCTAAGCCAGCCCCGGCCTTCCTCCTGGAGATGCCTAAGCCAACCCGGGCCTTCCTCCTGGAGATGCCTAAGCCAACCCCGGCCTTCCTCCAGGAGATGCCTAAGCCAACCCCGGCCTTCCTCCTGGAGATGCCTAAGCCAGCCCCGCCCTTCCTCCTGGAGATGCCTAAGCCAACCCCGGCCTTCCTCCTGGAGATGCCTAAGCCAGCCCCGGCCTTCCTCCTGGAGATGCCTAAGCCAGCCCCGGCCTTCCTCCTGGAGATGCCTAAGCCAACCCCGGCCTTCCTCCTGCAGATTGCCTAA